One region of Bdellovibrio bacteriovorus genomic DNA includes:
- a CDS encoding hemerythrin domain-containing protein: MPNQNTQSHSQQSKKMTMESDIVNIILEDHKPLKRLIAIMKDSDKDQAERAEAFAEFAPLLISHAKPEEQTLYTYMKKEEELREEGFEGDVEHQLADQMVEEIMRTEDEDLWSARVKVLAELVEHHIEEEEEELLPDFKKNSEPAERMQLGQNFLMLKTKMLEQGGLDSPHESKQPSSEQKH; the protein is encoded by the coding sequence ATGCCAAACCAAAACACCCAATCCCATTCTCAACAGTCTAAAAAAATGACGATGGAATCTGATATTGTAAATATCATCTTAGAAGACCATAAGCCTTTAAAACGTCTTATCGCGATCATGAAAGACAGCGATAAAGACCAAGCTGAAAGAGCCGAAGCCTTTGCGGAATTTGCTCCGCTATTAATTTCCCATGCCAAACCCGAAGAACAAACACTTTATACTTACATGAAGAAAGAAGAGGAGCTTCGTGAGGAGGGCTTTGAAGGCGATGTGGAACATCAGCTAGCTGATCAGATGGTCGAAGAAATCATGCGCACGGAAGACGAAGATCTTTGGTCCGCGCGCGTAAAAGTGTTAGCTGAACTCGTAGAGCATCACATTGAAGAGGAAGAAGAAGAGTTGCTTCCGGACTTCAAGAAGAATTCGGAGCCAGCTGAGCGTATGCAATTGGGCCAAAACTTCTTGATGTTAAAAACGAAAATGTTAGAGCAAGGTGGTCTTGATTCCCCTCATGAATCAAAACAACCATCTTCAGAACAAAAACATTAG
- a CDS encoding reprolysin-like metallopeptidase, producing MMSIARILYIFILTLGLQSSFVLAATYQDIKDIKIVKEGSYWVSEWVDFEIPANTASFQINAFSSPEEFIQVTDLIAPDGTYFVQSDSGKKLTPYSQPILRNVLSLNRTLAVIKGMSSTLVPNNPILGAPRAGLWKMRTLTHYQPLMKSVSFEIVVKSQEELAKNNVDIRVLISPDSYWTREKGHVEKVIARAKESLAEAGLNLRTLSITMLAQKTPEPMDLPSEMVAIAESKNQSDAVNVYMMPSMQYQNKPINGLACIGGAIDLKTRHACFVSMYADQRGDEISLENQGKILAHEIGHYLGLFHTKDDGYYGIGAVYDKLDDTSEIITGANMMDPGIHDETPHFSKQQKQMLRLSPALR from the coding sequence ATGATGTCGATTGCAAGAATTCTATATATTTTTATACTTACCCTCGGACTGCAAAGTTCTTTCGTTCTAGCGGCCACCTACCAAGACATAAAAGACATCAAAATTGTTAAAGAAGGGTCCTACTGGGTGAGTGAGTGGGTGGATTTTGAAATACCCGCAAACACAGCCAGTTTTCAGATCAACGCCTTTAGTTCTCCTGAAGAATTTATTCAAGTGACAGATTTGATTGCACCGGATGGAACGTACTTTGTGCAAAGTGATTCGGGAAAAAAACTGACACCATACAGTCAACCCATCTTAAGAAATGTTTTAAGCCTTAATCGCACCTTGGCCGTCATTAAAGGTATGAGTTCTACCTTGGTTCCTAATAACCCCATCCTCGGGGCGCCTCGGGCCGGATTGTGGAAGATGCGCACACTCACTCACTATCAGCCGTTGATGAAATCGGTGTCTTTTGAAATTGTCGTGAAGTCTCAAGAAGAGCTTGCAAAAAACAATGTCGATATTCGAGTGCTTATTTCACCAGACAGTTATTGGACGCGAGAAAAGGGACATGTTGAAAAAGTCATCGCTCGGGCCAAAGAAAGTCTTGCTGAAGCTGGATTAAACTTAAGAACTCTTTCAATCACCATGCTCGCTCAAAAAACACCAGAACCCATGGATTTGCCCTCTGAAATGGTCGCCATTGCAGAGTCTAAAAACCAATCGGATGCCGTCAATGTGTACATGATGCCTTCCATGCAATACCAGAATAAGCCTATTAATGGTCTGGCGTGTATTGGTGGGGCTATTGATTTAAAAACAAGACATGCTTGCTTTGTTTCAATGTATGCCGATCAACGTGGAGATGAAATCAGTTTGGAAAACCAAGGTAAAATCTTAGCTCACGAAATTGGCCATTACTTGGGATTGTTTCATACCAAAGATGACGGCTATTACGGAATCGGTGCGGTGTATGATAAATTGGATGACACCTCTGAAATCATCACTGGTGCTAACATGATGGATCCGGGAATTCATGATGAAACCCCGCATTTCTCTAAGCAACAAAAGCAGATGCTGCGCTTAAGCCCCGCCCTTCGTTAA
- a CDS encoding MFS transporter, translating into MTHARFSHKTLILLAYIGFISLGLPDAVHGIAWPRIRPEFDLSQVGLGSILAFGGAGYLLSSFFTGKILSRMHVGTLLGVSTSFVALGLLGYGFTTSWPVFLICAFLIGSGSGAIDGGLNSYVSKNFSASHMSWLHGCYGIGATLGPIIMTQSLVFGTWRHGYLILGLCMTSLAMAFAWTRSIWEIPATSPDKAKPESAPPATLFEALKSKSVILQALLFFFYAGVEVTVAQWSFSLNTGRYGMSIELAGLMSVAFWVSLTAGRFLMGFLVAKLGIDHLLNFSFLGACAGAVLLNVPLVIASTLAHVVLGFSLSAIYPLLMSITSRRVGLRLTDYSIGLQVSAATLGIMIVPTIAGLISQNIGLVGVPIVVVVTAAVLGSLHLLARKPARGSAG; encoded by the coding sequence ATGACGCATGCCCGTTTTTCTCACAAGACTTTAATTCTTTTAGCTTACATTGGTTTTATCAGCTTAGGTCTACCGGATGCGGTTCACGGAATCGCCTGGCCCCGGATTCGACCGGAGTTTGATTTATCCCAAGTCGGACTAGGTTCGATTTTAGCTTTCGGCGGCGCGGGTTACCTGCTGTCTTCATTTTTTACCGGCAAAATTCTTTCACGCATGCATGTGGGAACTCTTTTGGGTGTGAGCACAAGCTTTGTGGCGTTGGGACTCTTAGGATATGGCTTTACGACTTCGTGGCCCGTATTTTTAATTTGTGCCTTTCTTATCGGATCAGGTTCGGGCGCCATTGATGGCGGTTTAAACTCTTATGTTTCAAAGAATTTTTCAGCCAGTCACATGTCATGGCTGCATGGATGTTATGGTATCGGCGCGACTCTTGGCCCGATTATCATGACACAGTCCTTAGTGTTCGGAACTTGGCGCCACGGGTACCTCATTTTGGGATTATGCATGACCTCGTTGGCGATGGCCTTTGCGTGGACACGATCCATCTGGGAAATCCCGGCGACATCCCCTGATAAAGCCAAGCCTGAATCTGCACCCCCTGCGACTTTATTTGAAGCCCTTAAAAGCAAGAGCGTGATCTTACAAGCTCTTTTATTTTTCTTTTACGCCGGTGTTGAAGTCACCGTGGCGCAGTGGAGTTTTTCTTTAAATACCGGCAGATATGGCATGTCCATTGAACTGGCAGGTTTGATGAGTGTGGCGTTTTGGGTAAGCCTCACGGCCGGCCGATTCTTGATGGGTTTTTTAGTCGCCAAGTTGGGTATTGATCACCTTTTAAATTTTTCCTTTTTAGGAGCTTGTGCGGGGGCGGTGCTGCTAAATGTTCCGCTGGTAATAGCCAGCACGCTGGCGCACGTGGTGTTAGGCTTTAGCCTGTCGGCCATTTACCCTTTGTTGATGTCCATCACTTCACGTCGGGTGGGTCTGCGCTTAACTGATTATTCCATTGGTCTGCAAGTGAGTGCCGCAACTTTGGGAATCATGATTGTTCCTACGATTGCGGGACTTATTTCGCAAAATATCGGTTTGGTGGGAGTTCCGATCGTGGTGGTTGTCACGGCTGCCGTCTTGGGATCTTTACATCTGTTAGCAAGAAAACCCGCGCGGGGAAGCGCGGGCTAA
- a CDS encoding lysophospholipid acyltransferase family protein, whose protein sequence is MNFLNQSKKTIHVFSKLMRYLKISDIEGADYEQLKTRYMRELTTHLGLQIQVKNPGAAAEKTPTIFVSNHISYLDIPVIMCKVPQASFVSKAEVAAWPLIGRAAQRIGTVFVRRGCKKSRQAVRESIAQAIIKERKSIAVFPSGTTKIVKSESWRRGVFEIAQEYKIPVIPIRIMYAPLRKAAYIDKDNLVLHLFTLMKGAPLKVEVEFGSPRYISDAPQDATFIQQWCEEGMPSKLLEDSVAVPILQP, encoded by the coding sequence ATGAATTTTTTGAATCAATCCAAAAAAACCATTCACGTCTTTTCGAAGCTTATGCGATATCTAAAAATTTCCGATATCGAAGGGGCTGATTACGAGCAGCTTAAAACCCGCTACATGCGCGAGCTCACGACACATCTAGGACTTCAGATCCAAGTTAAAAATCCCGGGGCGGCGGCAGAGAAAACTCCCACCATTTTCGTTAGTAATCATATTAGCTATCTGGATATTCCAGTGATCATGTGCAAAGTTCCGCAAGCCAGTTTTGTCAGTAAGGCCGAGGTCGCCGCGTGGCCTTTGATCGGCAGAGCCGCGCAAAGAATTGGAACCGTCTTTGTAAGGCGCGGATGCAAAAAATCCCGTCAAGCCGTGCGAGAATCTATCGCGCAAGCCATTATTAAAGAAAGAAAAAGTATCGCCGTCTTTCCTTCTGGCACCACGAAAATCGTGAAGTCCGAATCTTGGCGTCGCGGTGTTTTTGAAATAGCTCAAGAATATAAAATTCCAGTCATACCCATCCGCATAATGTATGCGCCACTTAGAAAAGCGGCTTATATCGATAAGGACAATTTAGTTTTGCATCTTTTCACGCTGATGAAGGGGGCTCCTTTGAAAGTGGAGGTTGAATTTGGGAGTCCCCGGTATATCTCGGATGCCCCTCAAGATGCGACATTTATTCAGCAATGGTGCGAAGAAGGCATGCCCTCTAAATTGCTAGAAGATTCGGTCGCAGTTCCAATTTTGCAACCCTGA
- the rnk gene encoding nucleoside diphosphate kinase regulator: MMAQNSSLVITDQDYERLALLLQHTESSNAAVLEEELARATVVPQKEVPHDVVTMNSTVQFVDHDTHKESQITLVFPKDADVTKGKVSILAPVGIALIGLKVGQTIQWPMPNGQKRELQVTGIRYQPEAAGDWDL; encoded by the coding sequence ATGATGGCTCAAAACTCATCTTTAGTTATTACAGATCAAGACTACGAACGTTTAGCGCTTCTTTTGCAGCACACAGAAAGTAGCAATGCGGCAGTTTTAGAAGAAGAACTTGCGCGGGCGACGGTGGTGCCTCAAAAAGAAGTGCCTCATGATGTCGTCACCATGAACTCGACCGTGCAGTTTGTCGACCATGACACCCATAAAGAGTCTCAGATCACGTTAGTCTTTCCTAAAGACGCCGATGTGACCAAGGGGAAAGTCTCTATTTTGGCTCCGGTGGGAATTGCCTTGATTGGATTAAAAGTGGGGCAAACAATTCAGTGGCCCATGCCCAACGGACAAAAGCGTGAACTTCAAGTCACCGGCATTCGTTACCAACCCGAGGCCGCGGGCGATTGGGATCTTTAA
- a CDS encoding SDR family NAD(P)-dependent oxidoreductase — protein MGELYKNQDAKFQKKFAVITGASSGIGYELAMQFAQNGYDILVTGEAARIHEAAVAFREHGCLVHVMQADLKDFDGVENLYARIKSINCPVDAIAINAGVGVGGASFDKTDLQAEIDMIQLNVVSTVHLAKLVLKDMIARGEGKILFTSSVAAIMPGPYEAVYAGTKAFIQHFSEALRAENADKGITVTALLPGPTETEFFERAGMQDTKVGGSKKDDPAEVAKQGYEALMRGDDMVVAGSMMNKIQTAAAKMMPQSVATKMHGQMSKPNSPEKR, from the coding sequence ATGGGCGAGCTTTATAAAAATCAAGACGCAAAATTTCAAAAAAAATTCGCGGTTATCACCGGGGCCTCAAGTGGGATCGGTTATGAGTTGGCGATGCAATTTGCCCAAAACGGATATGACATTTTAGTCACCGGCGAAGCGGCCCGTATTCATGAAGCAGCGGTGGCCTTTCGTGAGCACGGATGTCTCGTACATGTAATGCAAGCCGATCTTAAAGACTTCGATGGCGTGGAGAATCTTTACGCGCGAATCAAATCCATCAACTGCCCGGTAGATGCCATCGCTATTAATGCGGGAGTGGGTGTCGGCGGCGCAAGCTTTGATAAAACAGATCTTCAGGCCGAAATCGATATGATCCAGCTCAACGTTGTTTCAACGGTGCATTTAGCTAAGCTCGTCTTAAAAGACATGATCGCACGCGGGGAGGGTAAGATATTATTTACTTCCTCTGTTGCGGCAATTATGCCAGGTCCTTACGAAGCGGTTTACGCAGGTACCAAGGCCTTTATCCAACATTTCTCTGAAGCCTTGCGTGCAGAAAATGCCGATAAAGGAATCACCGTAACGGCCTTGCTACCAGGTCCTACCGAAACTGAATTTTTTGAGCGTGCCGGAATGCAAGATACTAAAGTCGGAGGTTCAAAAAAGGATGACCCGGCAGAAGTGGCCAAACAGGGTTATGAAGCTCTTATGCGTGGCGATGATATGGTGGTCGCGGGATCCATGATGAATAAGATCCAAACCGCGGCGGCAAAGATGATGCCTCAGTCTGTCGCAACCAAAATGCATGGGCAGATGTCAAAACCGAATTCACCTGAGAAACGTTAA